The DNA window CCTGACCTATCCTTTAATAACTATTGAATTTTTTGATTCATCATTAAATATAGCTTTGGATTTTTCTCTGAATCCAGCCCGAAATACCTTCATAAGGTAAAAGATTCACGACTACATAGTGGCCGCGACAATACCTCCCCCTTACTTGACGAAAGAGACAATCAGCCCTGAAGCCGGCGGACGGGGCAACAGCCTTCGCTGAGTCTTCAGTCCCGTCGATAACCTGCCCGGGGGAAGGAGGAGAAAAACTTTCCGAAGGGTGACCTTGAAGCCCGCCGGTGCTTGGCGAGGTCCTTTCGAGCCTAGCATCCGCTGTGCGCTTCACAAGCGGGAGCGTGTCCCCGCAGGAAAGTCTTTCTCCGGATTCCCCCTCACCACAACCTATAAACCGGGACTGAAGACTCATCCATCCAACCCACTACCCCGTCCGCCGTCTTTCAGAGGCGTCCTCTCATCTCACCCAAACCCAAAAAGGGAACTTTGCCGCAGCAGAATCCTACTCCTGCTGCGGCAAAGTTCCCTGTCTGAAGGCAGTTCCGGCGCGCCTCTATCTGCGCAGGGTCATGCCTTCTATATATGTTATCATCTCTTCCAATCCATTGCACAGCCGGTTTTTGTACCGCATAAAGTCAGTTTGGGCCATCAGATAATATTCTCTCTCTGTGTTATCCCTGGTAATTCCTCCAAACTGCGCTATGTCGGCAAATACCCCGAACGGGCATCCGCAGTCGTGGGTATAGGCGTCTTTCCTGCAGTAAAACAGGTGGAGCGCCTTTCCCACAACCGCCTTTATATCTAAATCTTCTGCCAGACCCTTTTCTGTCATTCCCTCAAATGCAGTCAGGCTCTCTTTGGCTCTCTGCCATACTTCTCTGATTTCACAGCCGTCAAAGTCTTTTGTTAATGAAGCCAGAATCCGGTTCAGCCGTTCGTCCATATCGCGGGTAAATTCCGGGATGTTGACCGGCAGGATCTCAGCCCCCTCAATGGCTTTGATCAGTTCCAGATTGATCCCGGCATCACGCATCATGATTGTCTCATCCAGCTTGTCGAGCGTGTCCTCCGGCGTGTGCCACCATGGGCCTCCGCTGGGACAGTCCGACAGACGCCTGTCCTTTTCCGGCTCATACTTTAACATAATGGTGATGGGGATATCGGTTCCCCAGAAGGACTGGTCCGCGCCGCGTATCATCGGAACGTAGGCGTCGGGCCGTTTTCCCGTGTATTTCTCAATCAGTTTTCCGGTAAAATCAAGTCCCTCCGTACCGGCGGTGCGCGCCACGATCCGCTCCGCATTTCTGCATCCCGTCAAATCCAGGTTGATATGGGCTACACAGTGCTTTTTAAGCTGCCTGTAATGGCTGTCGCAGTACCAGGCCGAACCGGAAAAACGTCCGTCGGAATGGCCCGACCACCAGGCAATCCTGATTCCGCGGCGCAGGAGGCCGCGGCGTTGATTCAGAATCCGTGCATACTCCAGAAGAATCGCATCGCTGACGGCATTATCGGTAATTCCCTCATACCAGGAATCATAGTGCCCTGACACCAGGACAAAGTTTTCACTTGTTCCGGGTATGTCGGCGATAACCATCGTACTTTTCCTGATTCCGGTGTCCATCTTAATCGAAAGCACGGCTTCCCGTTTACCTTTTGCCAGAAGTCCGATTAACTCCTCCCCGTCCTCCCGGCTGATTCCGGCCGACGGAAGAAAACGCATATAAACGGCTTCGTCAAGCCCAGACGTCCCCCAGACACTTCCGATATTGCTGTGATGGATATAGCCGCCCTTCGTGCTGCAGATATGTAGAACCGCCAGCGCTCCGGCATCCAGGGCTTTTCTTGCGAAATCCCCCTTTCCATCCCAGGTCAGGACGATTTTGCCGGAAAATGCACCGAAACGTTCATGTTCCTGCCTTTGCGGCTGTTTTTTCTCCCTGCACGGAAAGTCGTAATACAGCTCTCCGGATAGTCCGTCGGCTTCCTCACTGTAAACATCTCCGACAAGACGGTATTGTTTTCCCTCCACCGTCACCTCTGCGGACACGGGATTACTGAAGAATCCCTCATATTCACAAAGCTCATACGGAACACCATAGCAGTCCAGCTTCTCTTTCAGGTATCCAGCCGCTTTTTCTCCATCTTCCGTGCCGCTGTAACGGAACAGCCCATTAAACCGTTCCACCGTTTCCAGCAGATTTTCTCTGCTGATTTCATTTAACAGTTCTGTCTCTGTCTGTTTCATCTTACACACTCCATCAGAATGGACCGTAGTGGATTACCTGGGCGATCACCATACCCACACATGATATGACGATCCAGGAGGCAAAAATCCTGCCCATGAATTTCATCCATTTGTCGTAAGGAACTCCCGCAGCCATCAGATTGGCCATCAGTGCGGACGACATCGGCAGGATATAATTCCCCAGGCCGTCACCGAAATTAAATGCCAGTACAACGGACTGCCTCGTCATGCCAATCAGATCCGCCACCGGGGTCATTAAAGGCATCACGGCCGCCGCCTGTCCCGAACCGGACGGAATAAACACATTGATAATCAGGTTGGCAAAGAACATCAGCGGACCCTGAAGGAATGCCGGGCATGCCATCAGCACTCCCGCAATCGCATTGACAATCGTATCGATGATTTTACCCTCCGTCAGGATACTGGAGATTGCCGTTGCAATGCCGATCATGATGGCCGCAGTCATCATTTTAGCCGCGCCTTTACTGAATCTCTTTGAAATATCGCTGGGGGACAATCCTCCGGCGAGGCCGCCGATTACCGCGAGCCATACAAACTGCACCGCAGTCTCCGTATTGCCCCATCCGAGCTTGATTCCGCCGTATACCTGGAGCGCCGTGCTTGCCAGAAACACAAGAAGCACCGCGATTTGGCGCCTGGAAACCGTCTGTTCTTTGTCGATGCTTAAGTCGTATCCGCCCTTTCTGGCTTCCTCCTCTATCTCGAATATGATGCTGTCCTTCGGATTTTTCTTGACCTTCATGGCATATGACACGATGAAATACCCGTTGACCACGAGGAGCACCGCACACAGTACAAGACGGTATCCAATTCCCGAAAAGATCGGGAGGTCTGCAAATCCCTGGGCAATTGCCGTCGTCGCCGGGGCCACGGGGCCGATGCTCTGGCTGCCTCCCGCCGCCAGGATGATGATGGCGGACGCCACAATCGCATCATAGCCGCACATACGGCAGAACAGCACAAGAATCGGTATAAATCCCACCATGCCGACCGGATTCTGCCTCATCCCGTAAATCCCGAATACAACAATCGTGACGATTAAAAGCATTCTTTCGCTGTTTTTGTATTTGTGGATCATCCTGTTGATAGCCGCGTCAAATGCCCCCGTAGCCAGCAGCACTTCAATTGAGGCCGCGCTGAAAATGGTCATCCAAATCAGACTGGAGCCCGACAGCGCCTTCACAATATAGTTGGGTATCTTTAAGAAACTGATTGGATTCTGCGCTACCCAGGCAAATGATCCCGGATCCACCATCTTCTTTCCCGTAGCGGCGTTTTCAATCCTGGCATACTCTCCTGCCGGCACAAAATACGTCATTGCCGTCACGATTACCACAAGCATCACCAGGATGACAAATACATGCGGGATTTGGATTTTCTTTTTCGACTCGTTACTCATCTTCCCCTCTTCTCCTTTGCTTTTGATAGCGAAAACTATATCAGATACGCCCGGGGCATCTCAACAAAATTTGTAACAGTGTAACTTTTGTTACACCACTTCCCCAAGCCGTTTCTTGACGGGCAGTCCATTCAATGATAGAATTTTCCAGTAGTACAAACGACAGATTTGAACCGGCAGAGACCGCAGACAGACGAATTTCGAGGTGAAGGTGTGGATAGAGAATATTGTGTAAATTTTGAACCCCGGGAAAATGAAGAACTAAAGCTCCTGATAGAACGGTATGCCCGACGCGAGGATATCCCGCAGGGGACCTACTATGTAAAACCGGGCGACATCCTCCGGGAAATCTCCTATCTGTATACAGGCCAGAGCGCCCATACGATGTTCAACGGGGACGGGCAGGAAAAGCTTTCCTACATATTGACGGACGGCTGGTTTCTCGCGGAAGGCCTGTTCAGTGACGGCGCCGATATAAGAATCGCAGAGCGTTACTCCTGGGCCAGGACGCCGCTGACCCTGTACCGGATTGACCGGAACGTCTACCGGACCCTGATCGAAAAGCCCGTGTTCCGCAACGCCCTGATTAACAGCATCAGCGCCAAGAGGGCATATCTGCAGAGGGAACTGGAAAGCGTCATCCTGGAACGCACCAAAGACCGCCTCAAAAAACTGTTTATCATGCTGTCCGATCCGTCCTCCAGCGCGGACGGCGAATGGTATCCCCTGTCCCATGATTATTACCATAGAGACATTGCCTCCATCATCGGAAGCAACCGTGTGACGGTCAGCCGCTTCGTAAGTGAACTCGCCCAGGAAGGATTTCTCCGGGTGGTTAATAAGAGGATACAGATTAGTAAAGACCATATAACAGACTGCTGAACGCCGCCGGACGCCCTCCTGGTCCGGCGGCGTTTCTGCGGTTACTTTAGTTCTGCGGTTCTTCAGTCTCTATGACTTTTCCGTTTTTTGCCGCCTCTGCGGTTTTTATGATTTCTCCGGTTTCCACCGCTTCTTCATTAAAATTTCTGCGACATCCGTGTAACTTTTGTTACACTGTAATGAATCCTGTCGATCACAGGCCGTTTATTTACTATAATGGGGCGCAGTGAAAGTGAACAGTACTGTTATTATATCCAGTACAGGAAGGTTTTATGGAGGTCGTTATGGAAAACGTGTTGCAGGAAATTTTTGACTATGTTGATCAACATTTTGGAGAGATGGTGGAAGAACTTGTAGAACTCTGTTCCTACCGCAGCGCCGCCGGGGACGAGCAGGGTCTTTTGCAGACAAGGGAATGGATTTTAAACAAATTAGGCCGCTTAAACATTCCTCACCGATGTCATCCGGTTGAAGGCGGAAACGCCGTCATATCCGCCGGTATGGCCGGAATATCACGAAAAATACGGGAAATACCGCAGACGGGAAGCTCACCGCAAATCAACACCTCTGAGAATCCGCTTCCCACTCTGCTCTTTTATAACCATTATGACGTTGTCCAGGAAGGAAAAAAGGAACTTTGGAGTTCCTCTCCCTTTATTCCTGAAATCCGTGACGAGGTCATGTACGCCAGGGGAGTTTCCGACAATAAAGGGCCTCTTCTGTCCCGCATCCAGGCCATTCAGGCCGTTCTTGCGGTCACGGGGGAGCTTCCGGTCAATGTAAAATTCTTTTTCGAGGGAGATGAAGAAACCAGCAGCCCTTCCCTGGGTAAATTTGCAGCCCGGCAGCCGGAACTTTTTCGTGAACTCACGAAAGCCGACGCCTGCCTGTGGGAAAACGGACGCAAAGACAGCAAAGGACGTCCGTGGGCCCGCTTCGGCGTGCGCGGCAGCATCAGTTTCGACCTGTCCGTGGAGACATCGGCAAAGGATGTCCATGCCAGAATGGGAACCGTAATCCCCAGCGCCTCCTGGCGTCTTGTCTGGGCTCTCGCAAGCCTCAAAAACGAGGACGAGCGGATAGCCATCGACGGTTTCTACGACGACGTGCTCCCTGTTACCGGGGACGACGAAAAAATTCTGGAATCATTTCCCTACGATGAGGAGGATTTGAAGAACAAGATGAAGCTCGGGTCCTTTCTCAGGGACGCCACGGGCCTTCAGTTAAAAAAACAGATTTATATGGAGCCCTCCATTTCCATATGCGGCCTGGAGGCCGGGGAAATGTACAACGGAGTCCGCGGGATTGTACCGCACAAAGCCTCGGCCAGGGTCTCCTTTTACCTTGTCGCCAACCAGGATCCCAAAAAGGTGGAGCGCCAGTTCCGGGAGCACCTGGACCGCCGCGGCTTCTCCGATATCATGATATCAGCCCGCGGAGTAAACACTCCGGTCCGAACGCCGGTCGATATTCCATTCAAAGATCAGCTCATCCGTGCGGCCGCGAAGGTATACCGGGAGCCCATGGTCATTGAACCGACACAGCTCGGCGGAGGCCCAGCCATCTATTTCCACCGTGCATGGCCCCAGATGCCCATCGTTGGGGCAGGCCCCGGAAATACCGACGGAAACCACCATGCCCCGGATGAAAACATACGCCTCCTGGATTATAAAGAATCCATCAAACATATGATTGCCCTTCTCTATGAGATGGGCGGCTGCAGTGAATAGGGAAATCAGATTATGAGATAATCTTTAACATAGTCGCTATGTCCTCGGCAGCCATCTGCGCTTTTGACTTTTCAATCAGGATATTGCCTCCCGTCATGATGTAAGACGGCAATATCCTGATATTACCGTAATAAAGCTCGGTATTTCTTAACTTGTACGTGGAGACAGCCGGAACTGCGTTCTTCTTTGCCGCTTTTTTTGTAATCGCATTAAAAGCTTTCTTCGCCACATCCCCCATCAGCATGATGACCATAAGGTTGGGAAACAGGGCAATCTCCTTTTCCAGACAGGGCAGGCTTTTTTCAATGCTGCTTTTCTCTACGGCATACTCCGTCTTAGGGATTTTAACCGCATTCGTTATATAAATCCCCTTCTGCAAGATATCCTGAATGGACGTTACCGCCGCCCCCGCATCCTGAAAAAGGGGAATTGTGGTTTTCATGTAATCGGCATCCGCAGGTCCGTAAAAGTCCTGAAGCGGGTCCGCCGGGACCACCTCATTGATCATCATCGCTTTCACCGCCGACGGATCAATCTCGATGTCATTGAGATATAGGCCATCCGTTATCCCGACTGTTATTTCCAGTTCTTTTTTAATATTCATCGTTTCACTCCTTTGTGGTGATTCAGCGCGGCTTCACACCGCTCTGTCAGCCTGCGGCGCACAGACTCCGGACGGACACATCGAATTTTTCCGCTAATTCGGGCGCCGTCGCATGTCCCCGCTCCAGCAGGTAATACAGTATTTGAAACAGTCTGCTCTCCTGCAAACTTACACCTCCTGTAGTTCCCGGCAGTTTATCTGCCTTTGCATCCCATCGGTTCCTGACGCTTTCCGCCTCACCCAATTCCCCTGTTTTCACAAGTCATTCCCACTTACCGGTTTCTGCTCCCACAAGTTTATTATATTGTACTAACCATGACAACGTCATGTCATGGTTAATACGAAAAGGACAAAAAGGCTAAAATTCCCTCTGAAAGCGGATGAATCATCTGGTGCATCAACGTGCTCTGCTAGTTTACCAAATACCGCGTAAACGGTAACAATGCAGCGCCTTTCATGTCCATTCGCTTTTCATGGGGAAGACAAAACAGCGTTTCTATGGTATTCTCTTATTAAAAACAGGGTGGTGATTTGAATGAACCAGAAGAAAATCGGAAGTTTTATATCGGAGGTCCGCAGGGAAAAAGGAATGACCCAGGCAGAACTCGCAGAAAAACTCGGCGTTACCAATAAGACCGTCTCCCGGTGGGAAACAGGCAATTATATGCCTGACTTATCGACAATCCAGTCCTTGTGTACGGAACTGGACATCGGTGTAAATGAATTTATAAGCGGGGAACGGCTCAGCAGTGAAGCGTTCCGGGAGCATGCCGACAACAATGTCATCTCCGTTTTAAACAGGGAAGCCCAGATGTTGAAGGAAAAAAGAATAAGTGATTTTTTAAGCGGCGGCGGAACCGGTCTGCTTCTGTCCGCCCTGTCGTCTGCCAATGGTCTGGGAAGAACCGTCGTTACTATCACAGGGCTCCTGATGATATTTACAGGGTGGTATTTCAGGTCGAAACTCGATAAGAGGATTTTATCGGCCCCTGGTACCGAAAAATAATCAGGTCGGAAAACTGCCACGGATTTTCCCTCCTCCTGTCACACCGTTTCTGTCAAATGCATTCAAAAAGCTCCCGGAAGTCAAATCTCCCCGGAGCTTTTTCCGACGAAATACCTCGTCATAAACATGCCTATTTGCGTAACACGTCAACCGCATGGCTCGTAATACCCACCATGTCATCGCGTTCACAGGTGGTGAAATGGTAATTCAAATATAACCGGAATGCGTCGTCATCCATCGCATCCACCGCTTCACGCATCAATAAGGCGCAGCCGTCGGCCGCAACGTAATGAAGCCTTGTTACCGGCAATTCAGCCATCAAATCATCGATCTCTTCTTTGCGGACAAGCTCAAACAAGTCCCTGGGTTCCGACTTTGCGGCAAAGGTCCGGGAATCCAGCAATCCTCTTTTGATATAATCGGCAACGCTGATATTGCCCCGGTTGAATCCTTCATCAAGAAGACAGCCGTCGGATATCACATAGGCGGCAAAAATAATGCCTCCCTGCTTTGTGACCCGGACTGCCTCGCGAAGCGCCTGCAGCTTATCTTCTCTTTTATAGAGATGATACAGCGGGCCTAATAACAGTGTAATGTCATATCTGTTATCCGGGAAGGCAGATAAATCAAGGGCATTCCCCTGGATTACCGATATGTTTTCGTCCGGCATGGTATTTTGGCGGAAAACCTCTATATTATGTTCAACCAGCTCCACCGCATCGACATCATATCCCCGCCGTGCCAGCGCATGGGAATACCGGCCGGTACCCGCACCGATTTCAAGGACGCGGTCACCCGGTTTTATATATTTCTCTATATAACGCATCGTTGTAAGAAATTCGACGGTCCCATGCTTCAGCTTAAGCCGCCTGTCCTCATCGTAGTGATTGTAAAAGTCAATTACATATTGATTCGTTCTCATATGATATTCCAATCCGGCTTTTCCTGCCCGATAACAGCCGACAATACGTTTACCAGCATTTTTTCGGCGCTGTTCCGATCCAATAACATTTTTTTCGTCGCCGTTAAAACGGCTATGCCATGGGTATAGAGAAACAAATCCAGAAAGATTACCTTTCCCCGCTCCAACTCTATCCCAATCTGTTCTGAGAAAACTGCCGCCCTTTTTTCATTATCAGTCTCGTCGTAGAAATCCTTCGCCTTCTCCATTTTTAAATCCATATCGTTTATAAAAAGAAGCTTAAATAAATGCGTCTCCTCACGTGCAAATTCAATATAGGAAAGGGGCAGAACTAAAATGGGACTGACATCCACAGAATTACTGTAATGAATGACATACCGACTGTAAAATTCATACGCATAATCGAGGAATTCCTGTTTCAGTTCTTCCATATTCTCATAGCAGGTGAAAATAGGGCGTGTAGAACAGTTCAGTTTACCCGCAATACTCCTCGCATTGACGGTTTCAAACCCGGTTTCTCTTGTTATTTCTAAAACCGTGTTTAAAATCATATCTTTTGTTATTTTGGCTGTTGGCGGCATATGGATTCACCTCTCTTTAAAAATTCCATCATGATACGCTTGTTATGTAACTATTGTTGCATAATGATGCCGTTTTGTCAAGCTGGATTTTTGGATGGTTCCGTATAGCTTCGTAGGCCATTACCCCCTTTTTCAGACGCTCTAATCCATCTATGACGCGTCCTTTTGGACAAGCAATATTCATGCGCAGAAATTGATTTCCATTGCCGCCGTATGTAATGCCGTCTGACAGATAAAGGCCTGTTTCGCGATGCAGATAGCGGCATAGTTCCGATGCATCCCCGGCTATCCTGCTGCAGTCCAGCCAGAGTAAATAAGTGGCATGGGAGGGGACCAGGGTTATATCTCCAATCTCATCCTTCAGGAACGTTACAACGGTCCGGCGGTTTTCTGCCAGATAAGCCCGCAGCGCATCCAGCCAGCCATCTCCCCGTGTAAAGGCCGCAATCGCCGCATCGATTGCAAAGGAATTTGGCTCAGCCACTTCGTCCGTATTTAACGCCCTCTCTGTCTTATGTCTCAAATCGGCATTCGGAGCCACCACCGCGGCGGTCTGCAGCCCGGCCAGATTGAATGTCTTGGTTGGGGCAATACAGGTAATGCTGTTCTGCGCATTTTCTTCCGATACCGAGGCAAAGGGGGTATAATCATATCCCGGTTCCGTCAGATCGCAGTGAATCTCATCGGATATCACACGTACATGGTTCTGCACGCAGAGTGTTCCAATACGGCCAAGCTCTTCCCTGGTCCAGATACAGCCGGCAGGATTCTGGGGATTGCAGAGGAGCATCAGGGTTGTCTGTGGATCCGACAGCTTCTTCTCCAGGTCCTCCCAGTCAATCCGGTAATTTGTTCCGTCATAAGAGAGCCTGTTTTCAATCACACCTCTGCCATTGTTCCGGATGGAATTAAAAAAGATGTTGTAAACCGGCGTCTGTACCAGGACATTTTCCCCAACTGCCGTTAGCTTCCTGACCGTGCTTGAAATAGCCGGGACTACACCGGTACAGAATACAATCCAGTCCTTTTCCATCCGGAACCCATGACGGCGCTCCCACCAGCCGGCAACCGCCTCCCGCCAGGCATCCGGCACCGCGGTATAACCAAAAATTCCATGCTCTACCCGTTTTCTCATCGCTTCCCTGATTTCCGGAGCCGTTTCAAAATCCATATCCGCTATCCACATCGGCAGTTCCCGTGCCGTGACGTCCCATTTTACGGAATTGGTTCCGCGCCGGTCGGTCACAACATCAAAATTGTATACCAATTATACAGCCTCCTTTAATGCCGCCGTCCGGACAGCCGTCTTTGTCACATCGACCCTGGAAGCGTCCATAATCAGCTCTTTGATATCCTCTGCCTGGATTCTTCCTCCCGAGGGATTTAATACGCTGTCAATCGTATTCACCACTTCTGCGTCCACGGTAGAGTATTCAAAGGCCAGCGTCGTATTTAACAGCCTGCAGTTTTTCATTACCAGATTTTCAATATAGCACATGCCCTGGTTACTTTCGACGGTACAGTTAATAAGAGTCAGGTTCTTTGCGTTCCAGCCCAGGTATTCGCCGGAAATGAAGGAATCGTATACGGTCACATTCTCACTGTTCCAGAAGGCATCCTTGGAGAGCAGTCTGGCATGGTGGATTTCCACGTTTTTCACCCCGTCAAAGGAATAATTGCCTGCCAGTTCAAATCCGTCAATATAGAGGTTTTTACTATTCATGGCAAAGTAATCTCCCTTTGCCGACACCTGCTTCATCTTAACCTGATCACAGTTCCACAGGGTTTCACCTGCATTCGGCATGGTCACCTGCTCCAGGTTTATCCCGGTTGTGCGCCGGAAATTCTTTGGAGCCTCAATCATACAGTTTTTCATCGAGATATTTGCCGTATACCAGATTCCTGCGCGCCCCATCTCAAAGATAACACAGTCTTCCAGTTTAATATCCCGGCTGTACCACAGAGGGTATTTCCATTTAAACATGCTGCGGTACAGTTCTATGTTACTGCTTTCTTTTAACGGAGATTCCCCGTCGTCAAAGGTCGTGTCGGTGATTTTTAAGTTTTTTCCGTGGAACAGGGCTCTCTCTCCCGTTAAAAACTCCTGTTTGATCTCTTTCATCATAATTGATTCCTTTCTGATATGGCTGCTGTGGGCTTTTCATAAACCACTTTGTTTTTTTATCATCCTGAATACACTTCCAGATTATTTTCAAATACTTAAGCGTTCTTTCCCATCTCATAGGCTGCCGCCAACGCCTCCGGCCGGTCCTTAATATCCCCCTTTTTATCGGCTCCCGTACCACGTACTACTCCGGCCAGGCGTGAGAGCTCAAAACAGCTGAGCCAACCTTCCAGACCTTTCACCGCACCGTCCATGGAACCTGCCGCCTCATCGGCAGAGGCTGACATCAGGTAGATATCACGAAAAACATATTCTCCCGGGAAAAGTGGATTTGTCCGGTCCAGCAGTGTTTTCATCTGTCCGGACATTTCGTAAAAATAGACCGGTGTTGCGAATACGAGCACGTCGGCCCGGCGCATGCGCTCCACAATCATGGCCGCGTCATCATGAATCACACATTTTCCCGTATGCTGGCAGGCCAGGCATCCCGTACAGAACTTAACCGTCTTATCATAAAGACAGACTTTCTCCGTCTCATGGCCGGCCTCCTTTGCCCCTCTGATAAACTCATCTGCCAGTATCTCCGAATTACCGCCCATACGTGGGCTGGTA is part of the [Clostridium] symbiosum genome and encodes:
- a CDS encoding flavodoxin family protein, which translates into the protein MSKKILVISTSPRMGGNSEILADEFIRGAKEAGHETEKVCLYDKTVKFCTGCLACQHTGKCVIHDDAAMIVERMRRADVLVFATPVYFYEMSGQMKTLLDRTNPLFPGEYVFRDIYLMSASADEAAGSMDGAVKGLEGWLSCFELSRLAGVVRGTGADKKGDIKDRPEALAAAYEMGKNA